In Brachypodium distachyon strain Bd21 chromosome 2, Brachypodium_distachyon_v3.0, whole genome shotgun sequence, one genomic interval encodes:
- the LOC112271061 gene encoding uncharacterized protein LOC112271061, translating into MEEELATGEVQPAVGGPATAAGTGEEEAPPASSAALQVPTVVTTGARSVVVDLGPNAEDAETREEPEEAPAPSSSAADSTVAAPTIATEAELGGLSRAAQAGDADPAVTRQEGLLPRDRQLRHPRNPWARAWRRLRQGSSKRLRRKWTTPLPAKQWRQGPRRRLLLPPARTSASSSGRLGTQSPRTQASTTRGTSSLMRSRSSSWRSSPPSTR; encoded by the exons atggaggaggagctggcaACAG GCGAAGTCCAGCCCGCGGTAGGCGGCCCGGCAACAGCGGCCGGgacgggagaggaggaagctcCTCCCGCAAGCTCAGCGGCCCTGCAAG TCCCAACCGTGGTCACAACGGGAGCGCGCAGCGTCGTGGTTGACCTCGGCCCCAACGCCGAGGACGCGGAGACGAGGGAGGAGCCGGAAGAGGCTCCTGCCCCCAGCTCCTCTGCGGCGGACtcaacggtggcggcgcccaccATCGCTAccgaggcggagctcggcggcctGTCTCGGGCCGCGCAGGCCGGGGACGCGGATCCCGCGGTCACCCGGCAGGAGGGCCTCTTGCCGAGGGATCGGCAACTCCGCCACCCCCGCAACCCATGGGCGCGAGcgtggaggaggctgcggcaggggAGCAGCAAGAGGCTCCGCCGCAAGTGGACGACGCCCCTCCCGGCCAAACAGTGGCGGCAggggcctcgtcgtcgtctgctGCTGCCTCCGGCTCGGACTTCGGCATCCTCGTCGGgccgacttgggacccaatcacctaggacccaagcatctacgaccaggggcaccagttccttgatgcgatcaaggagcagcagctggcgttcgtcacctccttcaaccaggtga
- the LOC112270580 gene encoding uncharacterized protein LOC112270580, with the protein MTCAPSSSRAGRSLGSRVTSIHIISVPDNAVAIFFGILTLMLDRVIGKKQSLYLASNRASSCWSTLLSCILSSYIYFALFKRPRGTISRCLHLLIFGPEVPAGRWEEQGNNRILRNSGQ; encoded by the exons ATGACCTGTGCACCGAGTTCATCCAGGGCTG GTCGAAGCCTTGGCTCTCGTGTCACATCGATTCATATTATTTCG GTGCCTGATAATGCTGTGGCTATCTTCTTTGGCATATTGACCCTCATGTTAGACAG GGTTATAGGAAAGAAACAGAGTTTGTACCTTGCCAGTAATCGGGCAAGCAGTTGCTGGTCTACATTGCTTTCATGCATATTATCAAGCTACATCTATTTTGCGCTCTTCAAAAGGCCCCGAGGAACAA TATCAAGGTGCCTCCATTTGCTGATTTTTGGACCAGAAGTGCCAGCGGGAAGGTGGGAAGAGCAAGGCAACAACAGGATTCTGCGAAATTCTG GACAGTAA